CGTTCGAAAAGTATGGAGTCGGCATTGATGATGCTCAAGAGTTCTCTGGATGCGGCAGAATACGTAAAAAATACAGAAAAAGTAATCAAGCTAAAAGAACAAATTAAATACCTAGAGGATTTTCCGATTACGATGCAAATCTTCTTGAATTTAACTGTCAAGCAGGAGCGCCAGTTGTTTAGTGATCTGAATACGGAGCGAAAAGATGTTCACTCCGGTCAGCTTTTACAATATGATCACCGAGACGCCTATAGCATCCTGACACGCCAATTGGCCAAGCGCCTTCAACATCACATGGAAATCGAGCTTAACGCAGCGCGTGTGTTGAGCAGCTCCTCTGCCATCACGACACTGGTTGTCATGAAGCGCTGTATTTCGGCATTATTCGATGGCCTCTATACGGCAAAGGTCAACAAAATCACATTTTCTTATCCTCAGCAAGAAGTCGAACAAATTGCAGAAGCATTCTTTTTGAAATGGTTACAAATCTTCCCGAAGCAAGCACATAAACGCTCGCAGTATGTAACAGGTTTAACTGGAATCCAAGTCGCACTCGCCCTTACCGTTCATCACCTCACGAAAACACAAAAATTATCCTATCAAGAAGCCATCGAGCAACTAACGATTTTAAAAGATTTTAGTTGGACGCATACAGATCCGATTTTTCAATTTTTATACGTCAAAGAAAAAAATAGCATTGTCGGTCATTCCAATACTTATGCGATTCGCCGTATAAAAGAAAGCTTTATAAAAATGATTCAGCAGGAAATGGCGGTGAAATCATGACACAATATGTAACGCTTTTTACGGTACAAGAAATTGCAGAAAAGGTGCAGCAGCAAACCATGGTTTTACGAAAAACCGAGGCGCGCCATACACGAAAAATCCGGCAATATGTGATGGAACAATTTATGACAGGGGATGTCTACATTCCGCCGATTGTTGCTTCTGAAAACGACGGAAATCTCTACATTATCGATGGCAGCACACGGTTGCAGGGCATTCTTGACATTTTACCGCTTGTGAATCGTTTAATGCTAAGTGACGATTTAGAGGAGCAAACAAAGGCCATTCAGCTAAGCGCGAGTATTGGCGATGTGCCACTAGCTTTTCAAGTGTTTAAAAATTTCACGAAAAAGCAGCAGGAGCAATTGTATTTAGACGCCAATACTAAAGGCAAAAAAGTAGCGCTCTCGAAGCGAATCGCCTTTGATTCACGTAATACGATTAATACGGTAACCAATGAATTGTTGCAGCAGCATGAAGCTCTACGCTTTGCAGGGATTGAGCAGGAGAAGGTAAGCATCAATCGACCAGCGAATAAGAACTTTTTATCGCTAAGTCAACTGAGGGCAATCGTGGCACTGTTTGTTGTTGGAAAGGAAACAGAGTCGGGCTTACACACGCAGCATGTAGATAATGAGTTAATCGAAAAACGATTACCCCTGATCAATGCCTGGTTGGATGAGCTCTTTATCTTGGAGGGACCTGAAAAGATTGGGGATTACCAGATTTCGATCTTGGCGAGCTTTTTAGTTGTGCGGGCATTGGCCTATTATGCGCTACGCGGCGAGGAGTTTGTGACAACGAATAATAAGGAAACGTTTATCCGCAATCGCATGAAAGCGCTTAATCATATTAGTTGGGAGTCCTGTCAGCCGCTTTGGCAGCAGTTCAATGGGAATTACCGGGCTGGGGGACAGCTCTATTTTTTACAAAACAGCAAAAAAACATTGAACAGTATTATTGATTGGCTATGTCTTCAAGGGGGTGATGTGGTATTGGAAAACTCTTATTAACATAGAAAAAACCTCTGTATACGCGTCCTGGACAGACTAATCGTATACAAAGGCTTCAGCATCAGGAGTATCCTGAATAAATTTAGTATACTCCTTTTTTTACAGTTTGGAAATGTTTTGAAACTAAAAAGGAGGAATAACAATGATAAAAAACGCACGACACACACTTACGTATGACTCACAAGTAATCTTCGAAACGGTAGTAGATGGCCAGCAAGGGATCGCAATCATTGAAAAGGGGCACTATTACTTTACAGAAGGTAGACTAAGGCAGCTAATCACGCATAACGAAACGTACTATGCGACGAACTTAGCGGTAGCAAAACGTTTAGCACATGATATTTTAGGCTCGGCACATGCGGCGCCTTACTTCTTTTCAGATTTGGTGTGGGTACCGTTAGAGGTGCATAATCGCTCAGTGATGATTTATGTGGCACTGCATCAAATCGGACGTATTCGAAGCATTACCAAGGATACAACGATGCTGGAACTACACCACGGTATTAAAGTCTTGCTGAATATGAGTGTGCATTCGGTCTATAAACGATTATTAGTGAGCTGCGTTTTGAAAACACTATTAGACGTACGCAAAAAATTTTTATATGAGGCCGTCAGTCATGGGAAACCAGGCTTTGAAATTATTAAAGAGCAGGGCAATGTTTTTTATACGAAGAAGCGTGACGAGAAAGCAGACGACTAAACAAATCATGTATAGTAAGCATAGCGATTAACTAAAATACGAAAAGCGCCTTTGAGCGGTTAAATTAACGTTTTCAAAGGCGTTTTTTCAATAGAGAGCTCAAACAATAAGTAGCTATTGTTTGAAAATGAAAG
The sequence above is a segment of the Solibacillus sp. FSL H8-0523 genome. Coding sequences within it:
- a CDS encoding DNA sulfur modification protein DndB, which encodes MAKIYLDGIAYNQFGHDIFFTQLNLKTLLALFEVDSNVQRELDPQRRFDIRSFILDNLEHERPFHFTSFVFSARGEIQQDAQGYYLTSGSKLYINDGQHRSKSMESALMMLKSSLDAAEYVKNTEKVIKLKEQIKYLEDFPITMQIFLNLTVKQERQLFSDLNTERKDVHSGQLLQYDHRDAYSILTRQLAKRLQHHMEIELNAARVLSSSSAITTLVVMKRCISALFDGLYTAKVNKITFSYPQQEVEQIAEAFFLKWLQIFPKQAHKRSQYVTGLTGIQVALALTVHHLTKTQKLSYQEAIEQLTILKDFSWTHTDPIFQFLYVKEKNSIVGHSNTYAIRRIKESFIKMIQQEMAVKS
- a CDS encoding competence protein ComK; protein product: MIKNARHTLTYDSQVIFETVVDGQQGIAIIEKGHYYFTEGRLRQLITHNETYYATNLAVAKRLAHDILGSAHAAPYFFSDLVWVPLEVHNRSVMIYVALHQIGRIRSITKDTTMLELHHGIKVLLNMSVHSVYKRLLVSCVLKTLLDVRKKFLYEAVSHGKPGFEIIKEQGNVFYTKKRDEKADD
- a CDS encoding DNA sulfur modification protein DndB, with translation MTQYVTLFTVQEIAEKVQQQTMVLRKTEARHTRKIRQYVMEQFMTGDVYIPPIVASENDGNLYIIDGSTRLQGILDILPLVNRLMLSDDLEEQTKAIQLSASIGDVPLAFQVFKNFTKKQQEQLYLDANTKGKKVALSKRIAFDSRNTINTVTNELLQQHEALRFAGIEQEKVSINRPANKNFLSLSQLRAIVALFVVGKETESGLHTQHVDNELIEKRLPLINAWLDELFILEGPEKIGDYQISILASFLVVRALAYYALRGEEFVTTNNKETFIRNRMKALNHISWESCQPLWQQFNGNYRAGGQLYFLQNSKKTLNSIIDWLCLQGGDVVLENSY